The region CTCCTTTGAGCAGGCAAGTGATGTACACACTTTTACCTTGTCGGAAGATGCAACCGTTGTGATTGACAAAGGCCAGGTCAAAGTGACCTGGATATTCCATAGGCCGGGGTTTCTCCGGCAACTGGCGTTGAGACCGGTAGTACAGGTTCGCCGGGGCCTGCATTCCGAGCGCCTCATGCGGGCGCTGG is a window of bacterium DNA encoding:
- a CDS encoding IS481 family transposase, giving the protein QRPHEALGMQAPANLYYRSQRQLPEKPRPMEYPGHFDLAFVNHNGCIFRQGKSVYITCLLKGETVGLEEIDNGIFDVYYGPLKLGLFKERILSKNDHYVRLLHL